One segment of Cetobacterium sp. NK01 DNA contains the following:
- a CDS encoding ABC transporter permease produces MLFEFFIAKKHIFEHKKQSFIGIIGIAIGIIVLTVSIGISNGLNKNMIDSILSLSSHVTVIGNENLKDYEKLENILSTYPEVKGVIPKVSSQGIVKYNGILGTYISGVKLDGLDLEKAIPALNLQSKIKRGSIDFKNMKGVLIGEELLNRIGGNIGDPINIISANNKELQLEIMGTFQSGYYDYDLSMIILPLKTAQYITERDNTLSSMDLILKNPYDADKVSNKVYNDTGLYNRTWGSLNQNLLKALTLEKTVMIIGFSLIVIIAGFVVWVILNTMVREKIRYIGIMRSVGISHGSIIKIFLIQGVILGLTGIIIGVFISLFLLWYIKTYSLPGISSIYYLTKVPIELSLKELLTIVGANTLLIFLSSVFPAYRAGKLKIVEALRHD; encoded by the coding sequence ATGTTATTTGAGTTTTTTATAGCAAAAAAACATATTTTTGAACACAAAAAACAAAGCTTTATTGGAATTATTGGTATTGCTATAGGTATTATCGTTTTAACTGTTTCTATTGGAATATCTAATGGATTAAATAAAAATATGATTGATAGTATTCTTTCTCTATCTAGTCATGTTACAGTTATAGGCAATGAAAATCTTAAAGATTATGAAAAACTAGAAAATATTTTAAGTACGTATCCTGAGGTTAAGGGTGTTATTCCTAAGGTATCTAGTCAAGGAATTGTTAAATATAATGGTATTTTAGGTACGTATATCTCTGGAGTTAAATTAGATGGTTTAGATTTAGAAAAAGCTATACCTGCTCTTAATCTCCAATCTAAAATAAAACGTGGTAGTATAGACTTTAAAAATATGAAAGGTGTCCTTATTGGAGAGGAACTTCTGAATAGAATTGGTGGTAATATTGGAGATCCAATAAATATAATATCTGCTAATAATAAAGAGCTTCAACTTGAAATTATGGGAACTTTCCAAAGTGGATATTATGATTATGATTTATCTATGATTATTTTACCTCTTAAAACTGCTCAATATATAACAGAAAGAGATAATACTCTTAGTTCTATGGATCTTATTTTAAAAAATCCATATGATGCTGATAAAGTTTCTAATAAAGTTTACAATGATACTGGTCTTTACAACAGAACTTGGGGTAGCTTAAATCAAAATCTTCTAAAAGCCTTAACTCTTGAAAAAACAGTTATGATAATTGGTTTTTCATTAATTGTTATCATAGCAGGTTTCGTTGTATGGGTTATTTTAAATACAATGGTTAGAGAAAAAATTAGATATATTGGAATTATGAGATCTGTTGGAATATCTCACGGATCTATTATTAAAATATTTTTAATTCAAGGAGTTATTCTTGGGTTAACTGGTATCATAATCGGTGTTTTTATATCTTTATTCCTACTTTGGTATATTAAAACCTACTCTCTTCCTGGTATATCATCTATATACTATCTAACAAAAGTTCCTATTGAGCTGTCTCTTAAAGAGCTTTTAACTATTGTAGGAGCTAATACTTTATTAATCTTTTTATCAAGTGTTTTTCCTGCTTATAGAGCTGGTAAATTAAAAATCGTGGAGGCCTTAAGACATGACTAA
- the dnaB gene encoding replicative DNA helicase, producing the protein MEDIEKLRKIPSSLEAERSVLGGIFLKPDIFSEVIEIITSSDFYKMAHKLIFEVMQEIYGTGESIDPIIVMDRLKRKDKFEDIGGEAIFYEIIEEVPTAANILTYARIIKEKATLRKLGDIGTKIVEMTYEGYEDVDTILDKAEGMIFKVAESKESKDIVSLKEVVTNEFERLEQLLQNKGVTTGISSGFKHFDEMTSGFHPSDLVILAARPSMGKTAFALNLALNAAMKADKGVLVFSLEMSSSQLLQRLLAIEAGIGLQKIRNGFLGEDDWGKLGIASGKLANAEINIADVPNVNVLEIRSIARRLKAAGKLDMILIDYLQLIKGTSGKSDNRQQEISDISRSLKGIARELDIPIIALSQLSRAPEQRADRRPMLSDLRESGAIEQDADMVVFLYRDDYYNDESEQKGITEVIIGKQRNGPVGTVNLKFFHEITKFGDYTTKVE; encoded by the coding sequence AGCCAGATATATTCAGTGAGGTAATAGAAATTATTACCTCAAGTGATTTTTATAAAATGGCTCATAAATTAATTTTTGAAGTAATGCAAGAGATATATGGAACAGGAGAATCAATAGATCCAATAATTGTCATGGATAGGTTAAAAAGAAAAGATAAGTTTGAGGATATTGGAGGAGAAGCTATATTTTATGAAATAATAGAGGAAGTTCCAACTGCAGCTAATATTTTAACTTATGCAAGAATTATAAAAGAAAAAGCCACTTTAAGAAAACTTGGTGATATAGGAACTAAAATAGTTGAAATGACTTATGAAGGATATGAAGATGTAGATACTATTTTAGATAAGGCTGAAGGAATGATTTTTAAAGTTGCTGAAAGCAAGGAATCAAAAGATATTGTTAGTTTAAAAGAAGTTGTGACAAATGAGTTTGAAAGATTAGAACAACTTCTTCAAAATAAAGGTGTTACAACGGGAATTTCTAGTGGATTTAAACATTTTGATGAAATGACAAGTGGATTTCATCCGTCAGATTTAGTTATTTTAGCAGCAAGACCTTCAATGGGAAAAACAGCATTTGCTCTAAACTTGGCATTAAATGCAGCTATGAAAGCTGATAAAGGAGTTTTAGTATTTAGTTTAGAGATGTCAAGTTCACAGTTATTACAAAGACTTTTGGCAATAGAGGCAGGAATTGGACTTCAAAAGATTAGAAATGGTTTTTTAGGAGAAGATGACTGGGGGAAATTAGGTATTGCCAGTGGTAAGTTAGCAAATGCTGAAATAAATATAGCTGATGTACCAAATGTAAATGTTTTAGAAATAAGATCTATAGCTAGAAGATTAAAAGCAGCAGGAAAGTTAGATATGATCTTGATTGACTACTTACAGCTTATAAAAGGAACAAGTGGAAAATCAGATAATAGACAACAGGAGATCTCTGATATTTCTAGATCATTAAAAGGAATAGCTAGAGAGTTAGATATACCGATAATTGCATTATCACAGCTTTCTCGTGCTCCAGAACAAAGAGCTGATAGAAGACCAATGCTATCAGACTTAAGAGAATCAGGAGCTATTGAGCAAGATGCTGATATGGTTGTATTTTTATATAGAGATGATTATTATAATGATGAATCAGAACAAAAGGGTATAACAGAAGTTATCATAGGAAAGCAAAGAAATGGACCAGTTGGAACTGTAAACTTGAAATTCTTCCACGAGATTACCAAGTTTGGAGATTATACGACTAAGGTTGAATAG
- the hpf gene encoding ribosome hibernation-promoting factor, HPF/YfiA family produces the protein MRINYNTNGDLVLTDAIKNHCEKNFSKLKKFFDNILTVNVTLSATKSKTGPLQRVDARVHVNGTVIKGVYTDDDLYNAIDRVTEILAKQIKKHKEKLRDNNHSLPNISNPKKITFESSDNSITVQSTKKIESITVNPRPMDVEEAILQLEALNKDFYVFTNSETGDMNIVYKKRNGDYGHVEPAVF, from the coding sequence ATGAGAATAAACTATAATACTAACGGAGATCTTGTTCTTACTGATGCAATCAAAAATCATTGCGAAAAGAATTTTTCTAAATTAAAAAAATTCTTTGATAACATTTTAACAGTGAATGTTACATTATCAGCTACAAAATCAAAAACAGGGCCTCTACAAAGAGTTGATGCAAGAGTTCATGTAAACGGAACAGTAATTAAGGGTGTTTATACTGATGATGACCTTTATAACGCTATAGATCGTGTAACTGAAATTTTGGCTAAACAAATCAAGAAACATAAGGAAAAATTAAGAGATAATAATCATTCTCTTCCTAATATTTCTAATCCTAAAAAGATTACGTTTGAGTCTTCTGATAATTCAATTACTGTACAATCTACTAAAAAAATTGAAAGTATCACAGTTAATCCTAGACCTATGGATGTTGAAGAAGCTATATTACAACTAGAAGCTTTAAACAAAGACTTCTACGTATTTACAAACTCTGAAACAGGAGATATGAATATCGTTTATAAAAAAAGAAATGGTGATTACGGTCACGTAGAACCAGCTGTTTTCTAA
- a CDS encoding peptidylprolyl isomerase, which translates to MKKIIKLLSLVVLFAIMIGCSSTKKTQAVKYNDIRATFVTTQGDITFYLYPEASPITVANFINLAKRGFYDNTKIHRAVENFVVQGGDPTGRGDGGPGYTIPDEFSKWLDFYQPGMLAMANTGPETGGSQFFFTLYPADWLNNKHTIFGEYVEEKDFNNIKKLEVGDVIKEIKFTGDVDLFLSLHKSQVEEWNATLDKNFPNLKKYPIKDKSEFSGEVQEYYDELKGIYTKKDEKSQDEKEWFIPRFIRATEKKIKEAKNN; encoded by the coding sequence ATGAAAAAAATCATTAAATTACTATCTCTAGTAGTGCTATTCGCTATTATGATCGGATGTTCATCTACTAAAAAGACTCAAGCAGTAAAGTATAACGATATTAGAGCTACTTTTGTGACAACTCAAGGGGATATCACATTCTACTTGTATCCAGAAGCTTCACCTATCACTGTAGCTAATTTTATAAATCTTGCTAAAAGAGGATTCTATGACAACACTAAGATCCATAGAGCTGTTGAAAACTTTGTTGTTCAAGGTGGAGACCCTACTGGAAGAGGAGATGGAGGCCCAGGTTATACTATTCCTGATGAGTTCTCTAAATGGCTAGACTTCTATCAACCTGGTATGTTAGCTATGGCGAATACAGGACCTGAAACTGGAGGATCACAATTCTTCTTTACTTTATATCCTGCTGATTGGTTAAACAATAAGCATACTATATTTGGAGAGTATGTAGAAGAAAAAGATTTTAACAATATTAAGAAATTAGAAGTTGGAGATGTTATTAAGGAGATTAAATTTACAGGAGATGTTGATTTATTCTTATCACTTCATAAATCACAAGTTGAAGAGTGGAATGCTACATTAGATAAAAACTTCCCTAATCTAAAAAAATACCCAATTAAAGATAAAAGTGAATTCAGTGGTGAAGTTCAAGAATACTATGATGAATTAAAAGGAATTTATACTAAAAAAGATGAAAAATCTCAAGATGAAAAAGAATGGTTTATTCCTAGATTCATTAGAGCTACTGAGAAGAAAATAAAAGAAGCTAAAAATAATTAA
- the recQ gene encoding DNA helicase RecQ, with product MKTKAKELLKTIYGYNNFRKGQEIIINHTLSKKDTLGVMSTGGGKSICYQIPALLYPHLTIVISPLISLMKDQVDSLKYLGVRAGFLNSTLNKEEYLKLIQGIRNKSIKILYIAPERLISENFINFIKNIQISMVAVDEAHCISQWGHDFRKSYLEIPNFLQKINQRPQILALTATATGKVRQDIIEKLNLHNPKISVDGFDRDNITFKVEKGIVPEAFITEYLKRNSKKSGIIYAATRKEVDNLYSYLTLKGFNVGKYHAGLSEKERSNFQEQFLNDDIKIMIATNAFGMGIDKSNVRYVIHRNIPKDLESYYQEAGRAGRDGAPSEAILLFFEEDVSTQEFLIEQNEESSNELKQKKRKKLDQMVDYAYLESCYREYILKYFGDKRIKNYCGNCGNCKNFKDVKSFTLDAQKVFSCIGRTKESIGISTLTNILMGKVDSKIERKEYFKLSTFGIMSSYSRSNLEEFIYYLISENYLEQSAGSFPTLKLTSKAFDVLKNIKAVFRRINESVTFDYFEDPLFETLNALRKEIAQKEGVPPYIILSDLTLMEMAEKKPQNRWEMLKIRGIGNQKFKNYGELFLKTINKLSPQEVDMLHVDNIIDEKYLGEKQLTDLKKHLNIEITTDELKEILIKTLFTN from the coding sequence ATGAAAACAAAAGCAAAAGAGTTATTAAAAACTATTTATGGATATAATAATTTTAGAAAAGGACAAGAGATAATTATTAATCACACCCTTTCTAAAAAAGATACATTAGGTGTAATGTCAACAGGAGGAGGAAAGTCTATCTGTTATCAAATACCTGCTTTACTTTATCCACATCTTACTATAGTAATATCTCCTCTTATATCTTTAATGAAAGATCAAGTTGATTCTTTAAAATATCTTGGCGTTAGAGCTGGTTTTTTAAATTCAACTTTAAATAAAGAGGAATATCTTAAATTAATTCAAGGAATTAGAAATAAAAGTATTAAAATTCTCTATATTGCTCCTGAAAGATTAATCAGTGAAAATTTTATAAATTTCATCAAAAATATTCAGATTTCTATGGTTGCAGTTGATGAAGCTCATTGTATATCTCAATGGGGACATGATTTTAGAAAAAGTTATCTTGAAATACCAAACTTTTTACAAAAAATAAATCAAAGACCTCAAATTTTAGCTCTTACTGCTACTGCTACTGGTAAAGTTCGGCAAGATATAATTGAAAAGTTAAACCTTCACAATCCTAAAATATCTGTAGATGGATTTGATCGTGATAATATCACTTTCAAAGTTGAAAAAGGCATTGTTCCAGAAGCTTTCATAACTGAATATCTCAAAAGAAACTCTAAGAAGTCTGGTATAATCTATGCTGCAACTAGAAAAGAAGTTGATAATTTATACAGCTATTTAACTCTTAAAGGATTTAATGTAGGTAAATATCACGCTGGCTTAAGTGAAAAAGAGCGGTCTAATTTTCAAGAGCAATTTTTAAATGACGATATTAAAATAATGATTGCAACTAATGCTTTTGGAATGGGAATTGATAAATCCAATGTTAGGTATGTTATTCATAGAAATATACCTAAGGATTTGGAAAGTTATTATCAAGAAGCTGGTAGAGCCGGTAGAGATGGTGCTCCTTCTGAAGCTATTCTTTTATTTTTTGAAGAGGATGTTTCTACTCAAGAGTTTTTAATAGAGCAAAATGAAGAGAGTTCTAATGAATTAAAGCAAAAGAAGCGAAAAAAATTAGATCAAATGGTTGATTATGCATATTTAGAAAGCTGCTATAGAGAATATATTTTGAAATATTTTGGAGATAAGCGGATTAAAAACTATTGTGGAAACTGTGGAAATTGCAAAAATTTTAAAGATGTTAAATCTTTTACTTTAGATGCTCAAAAGGTTTTTTCTTGTATTGGTCGTACTAAAGAGAGTATAGGTATTTCTACTTTAACAAATATTTTAATGGGGAAGGTTGATTCTAAAATTGAAAGAAAAGAATACTTTAAACTTTCTACTTTTGGAATTATGTCATCTTACTCTAGAAGTAACCTTGAAGAATTTATATATTATTTAATATCTGAAAATTATTTAGAACAAAGTGCTGGAAGTTTCCCAACTTTAAAATTAACATCTAAAGCTTTTGATGTTTTAAAAAATATTAAAGCTGTATTTAGAAGAATTAATGAATCTGTTACATTTGATTATTTTGAAGATCCACTCTTTGAAACTCTAAATGCTTTAAGAAAAGAGATTGCACAAAAAGAGGGAGTTCCACCTTATATAATCTTATCTGATTTAACTCTTATGGAAATGGCTGAAAAAAAGCCTCAAAATCGTTGGGAGATGCTTAAAATTAGAGGTATAGGAAATCAAAAATTTAAAAACTATGGAGAACTCTTCTTAAAAACTATTAATAAACTCTCCCCACAAGAAGTTGATATGCTCCATGTTGATAATATAATTGACGAAAAATATCTCGGAGAGAAACAGCTTACAGATTTAAAAAAACATTTAAATATTGAAATTACAACTGATGAATTAAAAGAGATTCTAATTAAAACTCTTTTTACTAACTAA
- a CDS encoding peptidase U32 family protein, translated as MKRAELLAPAGNMEKLKMAFHYGADAVFLGGKMFNLRAGSHNFNDEELKEAVEYAHSMEKRVYVALNIIPHNNELELLPDYVKYLEEIGVDGVIVADLGVFQVVKENTNLNISVSTQASNTNWRSVKMWKDLGAKRVVLAREISLDNIAEIRAKVPDIELEVFVHGAMCMSVSGRCLLSNYMTGRDANRGDCAQSCRWKYNLVEETRPNEYMPVYEDERGTYIFNSKDLCTIEIIDKILDLGVDSLKIEGRMKGIYYVSNAVKVYKDAINKYYAGEFEYDPTWMEEIQSTSNRSYTQGFYHGQPGAEANNYNDRNSYSQTHQLVAKIEEKIGENEYILGIRNRVLSGESLEVITTSGKPREIIMPKMTLITKSGEEVVEAANPNSTVRVVLDGGFEAMDMIRRVKTTQE; from the coding sequence ATGAAAAGAGCAGAATTATTAGCTCCAGCAGGTAATATGGAAAAGTTAAAAATGGCTTTCCATTATGGAGCAGACGCAGTATTTTTAGGTGGAAAGATGTTTAACCTAAGAGCTGGAAGTCATAACTTTAATGATGAGGAGTTAAAGGAAGCTGTTGAATATGCACATTCAATGGAAAAAAGAGTATATGTAGCACTAAATATAATACCTCATAATAATGAATTAGAGTTATTACCTGATTATGTGAAGTATTTAGAAGAGATTGGAGTAGACGGAGTTATAGTTGCAGACTTAGGAGTATTCCAAGTTGTAAAGGAAAATACTAATTTAAATATAAGTGTAAGTACTCAGGCAAGTAATACAAACTGGCGTTCAGTAAAAATGTGGAAAGATTTAGGAGCTAAGAGAGTAGTTTTAGCAAGAGAGATATCTTTAGATAATATTGCTGAAATAAGAGCTAAAGTTCCTGATATAGAGTTAGAAGTATTTGTACATGGAGCTATGTGTATGTCTGTTTCTGGAAGATGTCTTCTAAGTAACTATATGACTGGTAGAGATGCAAATAGAGGAGATTGTGCTCAATCATGCAGATGGAAATATAATTTAGTTGAAGAAACAAGACCAAATGAATATATGCCAGTTTATGAAGATGAGAGAGGAACTTATATATTTAACTCAAAAGATCTATGTACAATAGAGATAATCGATAAGATTTTAGATTTAGGAGTAGATTCTTTAAAAATTGAAGGTAGAATGAAGGGTATTTATTACGTTTCAAATGCTGTAAAAGTTTATAAAGATGCAATAAATAAATACTATGCAGGTGAGTTTGAATATGATCCTACATGGATGGAAGAGATTCAATCTACATCTAATAGATCTTATACTCAAGGATTCTATCATGGACAACCTGGAGCAGAAGCTAATAACTATAACGATAGAAATTCATATAGCCAAACTCATCAGTTAGTAGCTAAAATTGAAGAAAAAATTGGAGAAAATGAATATATTTTAGGAATTAGAAACAGAGTTTTATCAGGAGAGAGTTTAGAAGTTATAACTACATCTGGAAAACCTAGAGAAATAATTATGCCTAAAATGACTTTAATAACTAAATCTGGTGAAGAAGTTGTTGAAGCAGCAAATCCTAATTCAACTGTAAGAGTAGTTTTAGATGGTGGATTTGAAGCAATGGATATGATAAGAAGAGTTAAAACAACTCAAGAGTAA
- a CDS encoding ABC transporter ATP-binding protein produces the protein MKKTDIKIVDIKKSFDGVDVLKNINLNIKDGEFFSILGPSGCGKTTLLRMIAGFITPDSGAIYLGDENIVDLAPNKRNVNTIFQKYALFPHLTVYENVAFPLRLKKVDEKTIDAEVKKFIELVDLKDHMYKKPNQLSGGQQQRVSIARALINKPGVLLLDEPLSALDAKLRQNLLIELDNIHDEVGITFIFITHDQQEALSISDRIAVMNKGQILQVGTPAEVYEAPADSFVADFIGENNFFEGVVTEIFDKTYGKLQSDALGELIFELDKPIKVGDKVRVSIRPEKIRVSKHIPTGLSEKHNTLKVYVDELIYSGFQSKYFVWINGDKNLLFKAFKQHAVYFDEEDNDTIHWDEDAYISWHADDSFLVEVI, from the coding sequence TTGAAAAAAACAGATATTAAAATTGTCGATATCAAAAAAAGTTTCGACGGTGTTGATGTTTTAAAAAATATTAACTTAAATATTAAAGATGGAGAGTTTTTTTCTATTTTGGGTCCATCTGGATGTGGTAAAACTACTCTTTTAAGAATGATAGCAGGATTTATAACTCCTGATAGTGGAGCAATTTATCTAGGAGATGAGAATATAGTTGATTTAGCCCCAAATAAAAGGAACGTTAACACAATTTTTCAAAAATATGCACTATTTCCCCATTTAACAGTTTATGAGAATGTAGCTTTTCCTCTTAGACTAAAAAAAGTTGATGAAAAAACAATTGATGCAGAAGTTAAAAAGTTTATTGAACTTGTAGACCTAAAGGATCATATGTATAAAAAACCAAATCAACTTTCAGGAGGGCAACAACAGAGAGTTTCAATAGCTAGAGCACTTATTAATAAACCTGGTGTTTTACTTCTTGATGAACCGCTATCAGCACTAGATGCCAAATTAAGACAAAATCTTTTAATTGAACTTGACAATATTCATGATGAAGTAGGAATAACTTTTATTTTTATCACTCATGATCAGCAAGAAGCTCTTTCTATTTCAGATAGAATAGCCGTTATGAATAAGGGACAGATTTTACAAGTAGGAACTCCTGCTGAAGTTTATGAAGCTCCTGCTGATTCATTTGTAGCTGATTTTATTGGTGAAAACAATTTCTTTGAAGGTGTTGTTACAGAAATTTTTGATAAAACTTACGGTAAACTTCAAAGTGATGCTTTAGGTGAATTAATTTTCGAATTAGACAAACCTATCAAAGTAGGAGATAAAGTTAGAGTTTCTATAAGACCTGAAAAAATTAGAGTTTCAAAACATATTCCAACTGGTCTTTCTGAAAAACATAACACTTTAAAAGTTTACGTTGATGAACTTATTTATTCAGGATTCCAAAGTAAATACTTTGTATGGATAAATGGAGATAAAAATCTTTTATTCAAAGCTTTTAAACAGCACGCTGTTTATTTTGATGAAGAAGATAACGATACGATACACTGGGATGAAGATGCTTACATATCTTGGCATGCTGACGATAGTTTTTTAGTTGAGGTGATATAA
- a CDS encoding ABC transporter ATP-binding protein: MTKNIVLELKNICKNYSTKTETLEIIKNLNLQIEEGDFISILGQSGSGKTTLLNLIGLLDSPTSGDIFIDNEKISVNSSNIDLVRNKKIGFVFQFHYLLPEFTALENVMIPALTQDYSKKAEIEKKALALLKEVGVDHRANHKPTELSGGEKQRVAIARALINDPKILLLDEPTGNLDNETSEKIFNIFKQINSKKRQTIITVTHSRELAEISNKKLFLKKGILSE; the protein is encoded by the coding sequence ATGACTAAAAATATTGTACTTGAACTTAAAAATATTTGTAAAAATTATTCTACAAAAACAGAAACTTTAGAAATAATAAAAAATTTAAATTTGCAGATTGAAGAGGGCGATTTTATCTCTATTCTTGGACAATCAGGCTCTGGAAAAACAACTCTTCTAAATTTAATTGGGCTCTTAGACTCTCCTACTTCTGGAGATATCTTCATTGATAATGAAAAGATATCTGTAAATAGCTCTAATATTGATTTAGTTAGAAATAAAAAGATTGGATTTGTTTTTCAGTTCCACTATCTTTTACCTGAATTTACTGCGTTAGAAAACGTTATGATCCCAGCTCTTACACAAGATTATTCAAAGAAAGCTGAGATAGAAAAAAAAGCTTTAGCACTTCTTAAAGAAGTGGGTGTTGATCATCGAGCTAACCATAAACCAACAGAACTTTCTGGAGGAGAAAAACAAAGAGTTGCAATAGCTAGAGCCTTAATAAATGATCCTAAAATATTACTTTTAGATGAACCTACTGGTAACTTGGATAATGAGACTAGCGAAAAGATTTTTAATATTTTCAAACAAATTAATAGCAAAAAACGTCAAACAATTATAACAGTAACACATTCAAGAGAGCTTGCTGAGATATCTAATAAAAAATTATTCTTAAAAAAAGGAATCCTTTCAGAATAA
- a CDS encoding ABC transporter permease has translation MKKISSGSFYSIPLTLWMSVFFVIPMLIVLSYAFLTKGTYGGVQMIFTLKNFNVFFEPVFLKILFRTIYISVVVTILTVILAVPTAYFIARSKFKQELLILVIIPFWTNFLIRIYAWISILGSNGFLNTFLLKLGIIETPLKLLYNTGSVILITVYTSLPFAILPLYAIIEKFDFSLVEAARDLGATNSQAFRKVFLPNIKSGIITAILFTFIPAMGSYAIPKLVGGTQATMLGNIIAQHLTVTRNWPLASAISAMLILVTSIALLIFMRAEKKSKEVSDE, from the coding sequence TTGAAAAAAATATCTTCTGGAAGCTTTTATAGCATCCCTTTGACTCTTTGGATGTCTGTATTCTTTGTTATTCCTATGCTTATTGTTTTAAGTTATGCTTTTTTAACAAAAGGGACTTATGGTGGAGTTCAAATGATCTTCACTTTAAAAAATTTCAATGTATTTTTTGAACCTGTATTTTTAAAAATATTATTTAGAACAATATATATATCTGTGGTTGTAACTATTTTAACTGTTATTTTAGCTGTTCCAACAGCCTACTTTATAGCTCGATCTAAGTTTAAGCAAGAACTTCTTATCCTAGTTATTATTCCATTTTGGACTAATTTTTTAATAAGAATATATGCTTGGATATCAATTCTAGGTTCTAACGGATTTTTAAATACCTTCTTACTTAAATTAGGTATTATTGAAACTCCACTGAAGCTACTATACAACACTGGATCTGTTATTTTAATTACAGTTTACACTAGTTTACCATTTGCTATACTTCCTCTTTATGCTATTATTGAAAAATTTGATTTTTCACTAGTTGAAGCAGCAAGAGATTTAGGTGCAACTAATAGCCAAGCTTTTAGAAAAGTTTTTTTACCTAATATAAAATCTGGTATTATAACAGCTATTTTATTTACCTTTATTCCAGCTATGGGATCATATGCGATTCCTAAACTTGTTGGTGGTACACAAGCTACAATGCTTGGAAATATCATTGCACAACACTTAACTGTAACAAGAAACTGGCCATTAGCTTCAGCTATATCTGCTATGCTTATCTTAGTTACATCTATAGCTCTTCTTATTTTTATGAGAGCAGAAAAAAAGTCTAAGGAGGTAAGTGATGAATAA
- a CDS encoding ABC transporter permease, whose amino-acid sequence MNKRRTSLFFFILSMIFFYLPLLILVIYSFNEGRSSAWQGFSMKWYKELFLYSDNIWKAFKYSLIIGILSSTTSTLIGTLGAIGIHWYHFKHKNYLKVITFLPLVIPDIILGVSLLIMFATVKLELGLTSIFIAHTTFNIPFVLFIVLSRLGEFDYSIVEAAYDLGANEFQTLKKVILPMLTPAIVSGFLMALTLSFDDFVTTFFVAGPGSSTLPLRIYSMIRLGVSPVVNALSVLLIVLSIALTLSTKSLQKYFVK is encoded by the coding sequence ATGAATAAAAGAAGAACATCTTTATTTTTCTTTATTCTTTCTATGATATTCTTTTATTTACCACTGCTAATTCTTGTAATTTACTCTTTTAATGAGGGAAGATCAAGTGCTTGGCAAGGGTTTTCAATGAAATGGTATAAAGAGTTATTTTTATATTCAGATAACATTTGGAAAGCTTTTAAATATAGTTTAATAATAGGTATTTTATCTAGTACAACTTCAACTTTAATTGGAACTTTAGGTGCAATTGGAATTCATTGGTATCACTTTAAACATAAAAATTATCTTAAAGTTATAACTTTTTTACCTTTAGTTATACCTGATATTATTTTAGGAGTTTCTCTTTTAATTATGTTTGCAACAGTTAAATTAGAGTTAGGTTTAACAAGTATATTTATAGCTCATACAACTTTTAATATACCATTTGTTTTATTTATTGTTTTATCTAGACTTGGAGAGTTCGATTACTCTATTGTTGAGGCTGCATATGATTTAGGAGCAAATGAATTTCAAACATTAAAAAAAGTCATATTACCGATGCTTACACCTGCTATTGTATCAGGATTTTTAATGGCTCTTACATTATCATTTGATGATTTTGTTACAACATTCTTTGTAGCAGGACCAGGTTCTTCTACTTTACCACTTAGAATCTACTCAATGATAAGACTAGGAGTTTCTCCTGTGGTAAATGCATTATCGGTATTACTTATTGTTTTATCTATTGCTTTAACACTATCCACAAAAAGTTTACAAAAGTACTTTGTAAAATAG